In Anaerobacillus isosaccharinicus, one genomic interval encodes:
- a CDS encoding cytochrome c3 family protein encodes MMKNKYLYLLVFSFFYFIFTPVVEGSSNRDYENPHSEYTNNTNVCSLCHSTHRAKAEKLLVATTVRDTCYMCHDGRGSKYDVKNGKTDYQISEFESIKIDSLGGGFNPAAGFTSSHSIEEMNAPKGGAGESIFLTCTSCHNPHGSDNYRIINNVINGKEGIVVKGSITRSFFTNREIPSYESGISNMCSACHNDYQYTNSQPEVIDKTQHRHPINVGLDSKGEIRFTTLPTEGAPSGAYPNPNTSTLAGGGTLFSGANNYYYIITASNITTNIIDGEKVEELQESHQGYIKRVNVPVTGRVILKWEYINNAVHYSVYRAGPLANQPTALESYSLVARSSTDTNRHRFQLENEIFTFVDDGSVLEASTVRPPAPNSQSKVTCITCHFAHGTKKLDAYTGESHLRRLDNMGVCQECHKK; translated from the coding sequence ATGATGAAAAATAAATACTTATACTTGCTAGTATTTTCCTTCTTCTATTTCATTTTTACTCCTGTAGTTGAGGGGAGTAGTAATAGAGATTATGAAAATCCTCATAGTGAATATACAAATAATACGAATGTTTGCAGTTTGTGTCATTCGACCCACAGGGCAAAAGCTGAAAAATTACTTGTTGCTACAACAGTAAGAGATACTTGCTATATGTGCCATGATGGTAGAGGCAGTAAGTATGATGTGAAAAATGGAAAAACTGATTATCAAATAAGTGAATTTGAAAGTATTAAAATTGATAGTCTTGGCGGCGGATTTAATCCAGCAGCTGGATTTACTTCGTCACACTCAATCGAAGAAATGAATGCTCCAAAAGGTGGGGCGGGAGAAAGTATTTTTCTTACTTGTACTAGTTGTCATAATCCACATGGTAGTGATAATTATCGAATAATAAATAATGTTATTAATGGTAAGGAAGGAATTGTTGTAAAGGGTAGTATTACTAGAAGTTTTTTTACAAACCGAGAAATTCCATCATATGAAAGCGGTATTAGTAACATGTGTAGCGCTTGTCATAATGATTATCAATATACCAATAGCCAACCAGAAGTTATTGATAAAACACAGCACCGTCACCCAATTAATGTAGGATTAGACAGTAAAGGAGAAATTCGTTTTACTACTTTACCAACGGAAGGGGCACCTTCAGGAGCGTATCCAAATCCAAATACATCAACTCTAGCAGGTGGAGGTACTCTGTTTTCTGGGGCAAATAATTATTACTATATTATCACCGCAAGTAATATAACTACAAATATTATTGATGGAGAAAAGGTAGAAGAACTTCAAGAATCACACCAAGGCTATATAAAAAGAGTCAATGTTCCTGTTACAGGGAGAGTTATTTTAAAGTGGGAGTATATTAATAATGCAGTGCATTATTCTGTATATCGTGCGGGACCACTTGCAAATCAGCCAACCGCACTTGAATCATATAGCTTGGTAGCAAGAAGCAGTACTGATACCAATAGACACCGCTTCCAATTAGAAAATGAAATTTTTACGTTTGTTGATGATGGCTCTGTCCTAGAAGCAAGTACGGTACGACCACCTGCTCCAAATAGTCAATCAAAAGTAACTTGCATTACATGCCATTTTGCTCATGGCACAAAAAAGCTAGATGCTTATACAGGCGAAAGTCATCTTCGAAGGTTAGATAATATGGGAGTTTGTCAAGAGTGTCATAAGAAATAA
- a CDS encoding 4Fe-4S dicluster domain-containing protein, translating to MWFSLLKKKIGVRNFQGVLFEEYCLNSNRTTPICTTCIELCQPGALFFDNGKLNLDYSKCENCKFCIYHCPTYAIHLETDVIYKYEEKIKRSEVVCFTCDQNIKFEGDITVPCLSILSPELLFVAFVHKKPVQIYLDKNTCKTCKNNWSMKKSISYLQELNYLSNCHVEIINGQYEKMKESPLKRRAIDLFDVITRRLKKQTNLTSCSYNENIGEILNRTYLLEYLKIDQKEQYLSKKLAKALKLVKIEVSDECILCGDCVENCPVGALSITSNTKKEILQFQMMKCIDCEICKNTCLYINRSTETKLNEDLLKRKTLHEKLI from the coding sequence GTGTGGTTTTCATTACTCAAAAAGAAAATTGGGGTTAGAAATTTTCAAGGAGTTCTTTTTGAAGAATACTGTCTAAATTCAAACAGAACAACTCCAATTTGTACAACGTGTATAGAACTATGCCAACCTGGAGCCCTTTTCTTTGATAATGGAAAACTAAATTTAGATTATTCAAAATGTGAAAATTGTAAATTTTGTATCTATCACTGTCCAACATATGCCATTCATCTAGAAACAGATGTTATCTATAAGTACGAAGAAAAAATAAAACGCTCAGAAGTAGTTTGCTTCACATGTGATCAAAATATTAAGTTTGAAGGCGATATAACAGTTCCGTGCTTATCGATATTGTCTCCTGAATTGTTATTTGTAGCTTTTGTTCATAAAAAACCCGTTCAAATTTATCTTGATAAAAATACTTGTAAAACATGTAAGAATAATTGGAGCATGAAAAAATCAATTAGTTATCTTCAAGAATTAAATTATTTATCTAACTGTCATGTAGAAATTATCAATGGGCAATATGAAAAAATGAAAGAAAGTCCTTTAAAAAGGAGAGCTATTGACTTATTTGACGTCATTACTAGACGATTAAAAAAACAAACTAATTTGACCTCTTGTAGCTACAACGAAAATATCGGTGAAATTTTAAATCGAACCTATTTGTTGGAATACTTGAAAATAGACCAAAAGGAACAATATTTATCAAAAAAACTAGCAAAGGCCTTGAAGTTAGTTAAGATCGAAGTTAGTGATGAATGTATACTATGTGGAGATTGTGTGGAAAATTGTCCTGTTGGTGCCCTTAGTATTACTTCTAACACAAAAAAAGAGATACTACAATTCCAAATGATGAAATGCATTGACTGTGAAATTTGCAAGAATACTTGTTTATATATAAATCGATCAACAGAAACAAAGTTAAACGAAGATCTATTGAAAAGGAAAACGTTACACGAAAAACTTATTTAA